In Antennarius striatus isolate MH-2024 chromosome 10, ASM4005453v1, whole genome shotgun sequence, one DNA window encodes the following:
- the LOC137602453 gene encoding uncharacterized protein isoform X1, whose protein sequence is MYRIVIFTGGVHLKCDASSKEGRVLRICFFFSNTFFPGCTSDYVFDRQTCDVGEYIKLTCSAENFRNLFWIRFISGKDPEVLGRTFSKNRFDPHIQIALEREGFVLRIANPMVSDTGLYYCMEMKRNPKFLKGTDLRVKGKKNFKPFFLIVKAFVLEFFYHFYHQYLYLILLHPFPSDPDHPGEYGISQNSSLSDSKTKRFPAEDVTCCSRSRSYQPDSSFTCTQGNRFENKTNLDGYSAKTITYSFFKNVSSSNTTADDQNVATCEEIFCGDRLKPNSKVSTINLCDPKSAKIIIAVLCTALALSLTVTAFFFHSIRNITQKSRGGCEAPLRNEATAGVDYQSRQDEDPLVYSALVFTRNTSDKVERWDSATEGSIYADVKACRSTNSPNL, encoded by the exons ATGTATAGAATTGTGATATTTACAGGAGGTGTTCATTTAAAGTGTGATGCATCTTCTAAAGAAGGTCGTGTGCTCCGTAtctgtttcttcttttcaaATACTTTCTTTCCAGGATGCACCAGTGATTATGTCTTTGACAGACAGACCTGTGATGTTGGAGAATACATAAAACTGACATGTTCAGCTGAGAATTTCAGAAACCTGTTTTGGATCAGATTTATTTCTGGAAAGGATCCTGAAGTCTTGGGGAGAACATTTTCAAAGAATAGATTTGATCCTCACATTCAAATTGCACTAGAGAGAGAAGGATTTGTTCTGCGTATAGCAAACCCGATGGTAAGTGATACGGGACTCTACTACTGcatggaaatgaaaagaaaccctAAGTTTTTAAAAGGAACAGACCTGAGggttaaaggtaaaaaaaatttcaaacctttttttttaattgttaaagCTTTTGTATTAGAATTCTTTTATCACTTTTATCACCAGTACCTTTACCTGATATTATTGCACCCATTCCCGTCCGATCCAGACCATCCAGGAGAATATGGGATTTCGCAAAATTCAAGCCTCTCTGATTCCAAGACGAAAAGATTTCCAGCCGAAGATGTTACTTGTTGCTCTCGATCCAGATCCTATCAGCCTGACTCAAGTTTTACTTGTACTCAAGGAAAcagatttgaaaataaaacaaacctcGATGGATACTCAGCAAAAACAATAACTTACAGCTTCTTCAAGAACGTCAGCTCCTCTAATACTACAGCTGATGATCAAAATGTGGCCACATGTGAAGAGATATTTTGTGGAGACAGATTAAAACCAAACAGTAAAG TGTCAACAATCAACTTGTGTGACCCAAAGAGTGCCAAGATAATTATTGCTGTCTTATGTACTGCTTTGGCTCTAAGTCTGACAGTTACagcctttttctttcattcaataAGGAACATAACACAAAAGTCCCGTGGAGGTTGTGAAG CTCCACTAAGAAATGAGGCAACAGCCGGTGTTGATTACCAAAGTCGACAG GATGAGGATCCATTGGTTTATTCTGCTCTAGTCTTTACCAGAAACACATCTGACAAAGTAGAGAGATGGGATTCAGCAACAGAGGGAAGCATCTATGCTGACGTCAAGGCCTGCAGATCGACCAACAGCCCAAACCTTTGA
- the LOC137602790 gene encoding uncharacterized protein isoform X1, which yields MMPSWLSVLLHLLLLHPAYALIPVTTALPGEPVTFTCFFPRFQESNARVKWYKQHVGDNLQLITTLMKPTLSPTFEQDFLPSRFKANYTVITSSLTILKITQEDEAMYHCGVTTWNSDQWSGTYLSVKGSTRTTTAYTVVQWPAATNPVRPGDAVTLQCSVHSASDLESCPGERSVHWFGVRSDQSLGNIIYTDKRVECDRKFTAPSPPARRCDYHFSKNISSSDEGTYFCAVAACGEIRFGNGTKLDIEVDTSSWFSDVRNTQNIITLLLCALLAISLIVIALLVCIIKRTTNEVAFSLPQNVTKRDLKVGGDLWIYSAAVFTVIKTDSSGKRGTKTMDREKIYAAVKILGLD from the exons ATGATGCCTTCATGGCTGTCAGtgcttcttcatctccttcttcttcatccagCAT ATGCGCTGATCCCAGTGACCACAGCTCTACCTGGTGAACCCGTGACCTTCACCTGTTTTTTCCCTCGTTTCCAGGAGAGTAACGCACGAGTCAAGTGGTACAAGCAGCACGTTGGTGATAATCTACAGTTAATCACCACCCTCATGAAGCCTACATTATCTCCTACATTTGAGCAAGACTTCCTGCCTTCCAGATTCAAAGCAAACTATACTGTGATCACCAGCTCTCTGACCATACTGAAGATAACTCAGGAGGATGAGGCGATGTATCACTGCGGAGTCACGACGTGGAATTCAGATCAGTGGAGTGGAACGTATTTATCTGTAAAAG GAAGTACTCGGACAACCACCGCCTACACCGTCGTTCAGTGGCCGGCAGCAACCAATCCGGTTCGCCCTGGAGACGCTGTGACTCTCCAGTGTTCAGTCCACTCTGCCTCTGACCTGGAGTCCTGTCCAGGTGAACGCAGCGTTCACTGGTTTGGAGTCAGATCGGATCAATCCCTCGGAAACATCATTTATACTGACAAACGGGTTGAATGTGACAGGAAATTCACTGCACCTTCTCCTCCAGCGAGGAGGTGCGACTATCACTTTTCTAAGAATATCAGTTCCTCTGATGAGGGGACTTACTTTTGCGCTGTGGCCGCATGTGGAGAGATCCGATTCGGAAATGGGACAAAACTTGACATTGAAG TAGACACCAGCTCCTGGTTCTCTGATGTCAGAAATACGCAGAATATAATTACACTTCTGCTGTGTGCTTTGTTGGCTATAAGCCTGATTGTTATAGCCCTCCTCGTTTGCATCATCAAGCGCACCACTAACGAAG ttgcTTTTTCCCTGCcacaaaatgtcacaaaaagagACTTAAAG GTAGGTGGAGATTTGTGGATTTACTCTGCTGCCGTCTTCACCGTGATTAAAACCGACAGCAGTGGGAAGAGAGGCACAAAGACAATGGACAGAGAGAAGATCTACGCTGCTGTTAAaattttggggttagattag
- the LOC137602453 gene encoding uncharacterized protein isoform X3, with translation MYRIVIFTGGVHLKCDASSKEGRVLRICFFFSNTFFPGCTSDYVFDRQTCDVGEYIKLTCSAENFRNLFWIRFISGKDPEVLGRTFSKNRFDPHIQIALEREGFVLRIANPMVSDTGLYYCMEMKRNPKFLKGTDLRVKDHPGEYGISQNSSLSDSKTKRFPAEDVTCCSRSRSYQPDSSFTCTQGNRFENKTNLDGYSAKTITYSFFKNVSSSNTTADDQNVATCEEIFCGDRLKPNSKVSTINLCDPKSAKIIIAVLCTALALSLTVTAFFFHSIRNITQKSRGGCEAPLRNEATAGVDYQSRQDEDPLVYSALVFTRNTSDKVERWDSATEGSIYADVKACRSTNSPNL, from the exons ATGTATAGAATTGTGATATTTACAGGAGGTGTTCATTTAAAGTGTGATGCATCTTCTAAAGAAGGTCGTGTGCTCCGTAtctgtttcttcttttcaaATACTTTCTTTCCAGGATGCACCAGTGATTATGTCTTTGACAGACAGACCTGTGATGTTGGAGAATACATAAAACTGACATGTTCAGCTGAGAATTTCAGAAACCTGTTTTGGATCAGATTTATTTCTGGAAAGGATCCTGAAGTCTTGGGGAGAACATTTTCAAAGAATAGATTTGATCCTCACATTCAAATTGCACTAGAGAGAGAAGGATTTGTTCTGCGTATAGCAAACCCGATGGTAAGTGATACGGGACTCTACTACTGcatggaaatgaaaagaaaccctAAGTTTTTAAAAGGAACAGACCTGAGggttaaag ACCATCCAGGAGAATATGGGATTTCGCAAAATTCAAGCCTCTCTGATTCCAAGACGAAAAGATTTCCAGCCGAAGATGTTACTTGTTGCTCTCGATCCAGATCCTATCAGCCTGACTCAAGTTTTACTTGTACTCAAGGAAAcagatttgaaaataaaacaaacctcGATGGATACTCAGCAAAAACAATAACTTACAGCTTCTTCAAGAACGTCAGCTCCTCTAATACTACAGCTGATGATCAAAATGTGGCCACATGTGAAGAGATATTTTGTGGAGACAGATTAAAACCAAACAGTAAAG TGTCAACAATCAACTTGTGTGACCCAAAGAGTGCCAAGATAATTATTGCTGTCTTATGTACTGCTTTGGCTCTAAGTCTGACAGTTACagcctttttctttcattcaataAGGAACATAACACAAAAGTCCCGTGGAGGTTGTGAAG CTCCACTAAGAAATGAGGCAACAGCCGGTGTTGATTACCAAAGTCGACAG GATGAGGATCCATTGGTTTATTCTGCTCTAGTCTTTACCAGAAACACATCTGACAAAGTAGAGAGATGGGATTCAGCAACAGAGGGAAGCATCTATGCTGACGTCAAGGCCTGCAGATCGACCAACAGCCCAAACCTTTGA
- the LOC137602790 gene encoding uncharacterized protein isoform X2 — protein MMPSWLSVLLHLLLLHPAYALIPVTTALPGEPVTFTCFFPRFQESNARVKWYKQHVGDNLQLITTLMKPTLSPTFEQDFLPSRFKANYTVITSSLTILKITQEDEAMYHCGVTTWNSDQWSGTYLSVKGSTRTTTAYTVVQWPAATNPVRPGDAVTLQCSVHSASDLESCPGERSVHWFGVRSDQSLGNIIYTDKRVECDRKFTAPSPPARRCDYHFSKNISSSDEGTYFCAVAACGEIRFGNGTKLDIEVDTSSWFSDVRNTQNIITLLLCALLAISLIVIALLVCIIKRTTNEGGDLWIYSAAVFTVIKTDSSGKRGTKTMDREKIYAAVKILGLD, from the exons ATGATGCCTTCATGGCTGTCAGtgcttcttcatctccttcttcttcatccagCAT ATGCGCTGATCCCAGTGACCACAGCTCTACCTGGTGAACCCGTGACCTTCACCTGTTTTTTCCCTCGTTTCCAGGAGAGTAACGCACGAGTCAAGTGGTACAAGCAGCACGTTGGTGATAATCTACAGTTAATCACCACCCTCATGAAGCCTACATTATCTCCTACATTTGAGCAAGACTTCCTGCCTTCCAGATTCAAAGCAAACTATACTGTGATCACCAGCTCTCTGACCATACTGAAGATAACTCAGGAGGATGAGGCGATGTATCACTGCGGAGTCACGACGTGGAATTCAGATCAGTGGAGTGGAACGTATTTATCTGTAAAAG GAAGTACTCGGACAACCACCGCCTACACCGTCGTTCAGTGGCCGGCAGCAACCAATCCGGTTCGCCCTGGAGACGCTGTGACTCTCCAGTGTTCAGTCCACTCTGCCTCTGACCTGGAGTCCTGTCCAGGTGAACGCAGCGTTCACTGGTTTGGAGTCAGATCGGATCAATCCCTCGGAAACATCATTTATACTGACAAACGGGTTGAATGTGACAGGAAATTCACTGCACCTTCTCCTCCAGCGAGGAGGTGCGACTATCACTTTTCTAAGAATATCAGTTCCTCTGATGAGGGGACTTACTTTTGCGCTGTGGCCGCATGTGGAGAGATCCGATTCGGAAATGGGACAAAACTTGACATTGAAG TAGACACCAGCTCCTGGTTCTCTGATGTCAGAAATACGCAGAATATAATTACACTTCTGCTGTGTGCTTTGTTGGCTATAAGCCTGATTGTTATAGCCCTCCTCGTTTGCATCATCAAGCGCACCACTAACGAAG GTGGAGATTTGTGGATTTACTCTGCTGCCGTCTTCACCGTGATTAAAACCGACAGCAGTGGGAAGAGAGGCACAAAGACAATGGACAGAGAGAAGATCTACGCTGCTGTTAAaattttggggttagattag
- the LOC137602454 gene encoding uncharacterized protein isoform X3 translates to MIGRLAALIFLSEFTQTILGSHQIPLIVVELGDSFTLKCPIVKEGHTLFYWYKLKLGYMVETVAVGTHSGVSRQGRFNNARFTLTKQNTHYFLRVTNVSKEDEATYLCQSGPTYALNFTGGTILAVKDSKNKKTSIIVQQIPETASVQVGDSIRFQCSLVFKNKDIRVQCPGERSVHWFRAGSGESHPSVIYTHRHSVDEEENKSCVYSLSKSIKDTSDSGTYFCAVVTCGEILFGNGTKVDAKTGGAAASNREVLNRSAQDQSDNVEGETVELNYAALNFSSRTRERWTNNRDTQDCTYSSVREGW, encoded by the exons ATGATCGGAAGACTGGCTGCTTTGATTTTTCTCAGTGAATTTA cTCAAACCATTTTGGGTTCTCACCAGATCCCTTTGATCGTCGTTGAACTTGGTGACAGTTTCACGTTAAAATGTCCAATCGTCAAGGAGGGACATACGTTATTTTACTGGTATAAACTGAAGTTGGGATATATGGTCGAAACTGTCGCAGTTGGAACACATTCTGGAGTATCACGCCAGGGACGGTTTAACAACGCACGGTTTACTCTCACAAAACAGAATACTCATTATTTTCTTAGAGTCACAAATGTAAGCAAAGAAGATGAAGCAACATACCTCTGCCAGTCAGGACCAACCTACGCACTGAACTTTACGGGTGGCACAATTTTGGCTGTAAAGG ATTCTAAAAATAAGAAGACTTCCATTATTGTGCAGCAAATTCCAGAGACGGCATCGGTGCAGGTGGGCGACTCAATAAGGTTCCAGTGTTCACTTGTCTTCAAGAACAAAGACATTAGAGTCCAGTGTCCGGGTGAACGCAGCGTGCACTGGTTCAGAGCTGGATCAGGAGAATCACATCCAAGTGTTATTTACACTCACCGTCACAGTgttgatgaagaagaaaataaaagttgtgtCTACAGTCTGTCCAAATCGATAAAGGACACTTCAGACAGTGGGACTTACTTCTGTGCTGTGGTCACATGTGGAGAGATCCTGTTTGGCAACGGAACAAAAGTAGACGCCAAAACAG GGGGCGCTGCTGCTTCCAATCGGGAAGTATTGAACAGATCAGCTCAGGATCAGTCAGACAATGTG GAAGGTGAAACGGTGGAGCTGAATTATGCTGCACTGAATTTCTCCTCGAGAACTCGAGAGAGATGGACGAATAACAGGGACACACAGGACTGCACCTATTCCAGCGTAAGAGAAGGTTGGTGA
- the LOC137602453 gene encoding uncharacterized protein isoform X4 translates to MYRIVIFTGGVHLKCDASSKEGRVLRICFFFSNTFFPGCTSDYVFDRQTCDVGEYIKLTCSAENFRNLFWIRFISGKDPEVLGRTFSKNRFDPHIQIALEREGFVLRIANPMVSDTGLYYCMEMKRNPKFLKGTDLRVKGKKNFKPFFLIVKAFVLEFFYHFYHQYLYLILLHPFPSDPDHPGEYGISQNSSLSDSKTKRFPAEDVTCCSRSRSYQPDSSFTCTQGNRFENKTNLDGYSAKTITYSFFKNVSSSNTTADDQNVATCEEIFCGDRLKPNSKVSTINLCDPKSAKIIIAVLCTALALSLTVTAFFFHSIRNITQKSRGGCEG, encoded by the exons ATGTATAGAATTGTGATATTTACAGGAGGTGTTCATTTAAAGTGTGATGCATCTTCTAAAGAAGGTCGTGTGCTCCGTAtctgtttcttcttttcaaATACTTTCTTTCCAGGATGCACCAGTGATTATGTCTTTGACAGACAGACCTGTGATGTTGGAGAATACATAAAACTGACATGTTCAGCTGAGAATTTCAGAAACCTGTTTTGGATCAGATTTATTTCTGGAAAGGATCCTGAAGTCTTGGGGAGAACATTTTCAAAGAATAGATTTGATCCTCACATTCAAATTGCACTAGAGAGAGAAGGATTTGTTCTGCGTATAGCAAACCCGATGGTAAGTGATACGGGACTCTACTACTGcatggaaatgaaaagaaaccctAAGTTTTTAAAAGGAACAGACCTGAGggttaaaggtaaaaaaaatttcaaacctttttttttaattgttaaagCTTTTGTATTAGAATTCTTTTATCACTTTTATCACCAGTACCTTTACCTGATATTATTGCACCCATTCCCGTCCGATCCAGACCATCCAGGAGAATATGGGATTTCGCAAAATTCAAGCCTCTCTGATTCCAAGACGAAAAGATTTCCAGCCGAAGATGTTACTTGTTGCTCTCGATCCAGATCCTATCAGCCTGACTCAAGTTTTACTTGTACTCAAGGAAAcagatttgaaaataaaacaaacctcGATGGATACTCAGCAAAAACAATAACTTACAGCTTCTTCAAGAACGTCAGCTCCTCTAATACTACAGCTGATGATCAAAATGTGGCCACATGTGAAGAGATATTTTGTGGAGACAGATTAAAACCAAACAGTAAAG TGTCAACAATCAACTTGTGTGACCCAAAGAGTGCCAAGATAATTATTGCTGTCTTATGTACTGCTTTGGCTCTAAGTCTGACAGTTACagcctttttctttcattcaataAGGAACATAACACAAAAGTCCCGTGGAGGTTGTGAAG GATGA
- the LOC137602790 gene encoding uncharacterized protein isoform X3 codes for MMPSWLSVLLHLLLLHPAYALIPVTTALPGEPVTFTCFFPRFQESNARVKWYKQHVGDNLQLITTLMKPTLSPTFEQDFLPSRFKANYTVITSSLTILKITQEDEAMYHCGVTTWNSDQWSGTYLSVKGSTRTTTAYTVVQWPAATNPVRPGDAVTLQCSVHSASDLESCPGERSVHWFGVRSDQSLGNIIYTDKRVECDRKFTAPSPPARRCDYHFSKNISSSDEGTYFCAVAACGEIRFGNGTKLDIEVDTSSWFSDVRNTQNIITLLLCALLAISLIVIALLVCIIKRTTNEGRWRFVDLLCCRLHRD; via the exons ATGATGCCTTCATGGCTGTCAGtgcttcttcatctccttcttcttcatccagCAT ATGCGCTGATCCCAGTGACCACAGCTCTACCTGGTGAACCCGTGACCTTCACCTGTTTTTTCCCTCGTTTCCAGGAGAGTAACGCACGAGTCAAGTGGTACAAGCAGCACGTTGGTGATAATCTACAGTTAATCACCACCCTCATGAAGCCTACATTATCTCCTACATTTGAGCAAGACTTCCTGCCTTCCAGATTCAAAGCAAACTATACTGTGATCACCAGCTCTCTGACCATACTGAAGATAACTCAGGAGGATGAGGCGATGTATCACTGCGGAGTCACGACGTGGAATTCAGATCAGTGGAGTGGAACGTATTTATCTGTAAAAG GAAGTACTCGGACAACCACCGCCTACACCGTCGTTCAGTGGCCGGCAGCAACCAATCCGGTTCGCCCTGGAGACGCTGTGACTCTCCAGTGTTCAGTCCACTCTGCCTCTGACCTGGAGTCCTGTCCAGGTGAACGCAGCGTTCACTGGTTTGGAGTCAGATCGGATCAATCCCTCGGAAACATCATTTATACTGACAAACGGGTTGAATGTGACAGGAAATTCACTGCACCTTCTCCTCCAGCGAGGAGGTGCGACTATCACTTTTCTAAGAATATCAGTTCCTCTGATGAGGGGACTTACTTTTGCGCTGTGGCCGCATGTGGAGAGATCCGATTCGGAAATGGGACAAAACTTGACATTGAAG TAGACACCAGCTCCTGGTTCTCTGATGTCAGAAATACGCAGAATATAATTACACTTCTGCTGTGTGCTTTGTTGGCTATAAGCCTGATTGTTATAGCCCTCCTCGTTTGCATCATCAAGCGCACCACTAACGAAG GTAGGTGGAGATTTGTGGATTTACTCTGCTGCCGTCTTCACCGTGATTAA
- the LOC137602454 gene encoding uncharacterized protein isoform X2 — translation MIGRLAALIFLSEFTQTILGSHQIPLIVVELGDSFTLKCPIVKEGHTLFYWYKLKLGYMVETVAVGTHSGVSRQGRFNNARFTLTKQNTHYFLRVTNVSKEDEATYLCQSGPTYALNFTGGTILAVKDSKNKKTSIIVQQIPETASVQVGDSIRFQCSLVFKNKDIRVQCPGERSVHWFRAGSGESHPSVIYTHRHSVDEEENKSCVYSLSKSIKDTSDSGTYFCAVVTCGEILFGNGTKVDAKTGDLYPFVFVLGTLLACCVIVIISLIVFRHKRPLCEHCKGGAAASNREVLNRSAQDQSDNVEGETVELNYAALNFSSRTRERWTNNRDTQDCTYSSVREGW, via the exons ATGATCGGAAGACTGGCTGCTTTGATTTTTCTCAGTGAATTTA cTCAAACCATTTTGGGTTCTCACCAGATCCCTTTGATCGTCGTTGAACTTGGTGACAGTTTCACGTTAAAATGTCCAATCGTCAAGGAGGGACATACGTTATTTTACTGGTATAAACTGAAGTTGGGATATATGGTCGAAACTGTCGCAGTTGGAACACATTCTGGAGTATCACGCCAGGGACGGTTTAACAACGCACGGTTTACTCTCACAAAACAGAATACTCATTATTTTCTTAGAGTCACAAATGTAAGCAAAGAAGATGAAGCAACATACCTCTGCCAGTCAGGACCAACCTACGCACTGAACTTTACGGGTGGCACAATTTTGGCTGTAAAGG ATTCTAAAAATAAGAAGACTTCCATTATTGTGCAGCAAATTCCAGAGACGGCATCGGTGCAGGTGGGCGACTCAATAAGGTTCCAGTGTTCACTTGTCTTCAAGAACAAAGACATTAGAGTCCAGTGTCCGGGTGAACGCAGCGTGCACTGGTTCAGAGCTGGATCAGGAGAATCACATCCAAGTGTTATTTACACTCACCGTCACAGTgttgatgaagaagaaaataaaagttgtgtCTACAGTCTGTCCAAATCGATAAAGGACACTTCAGACAGTGGGACTTACTTCTGTGCTGTGGTCACATGTGGAGAGATCCTGTTTGGCAACGGAACAAAAGTAGACGCCAAAACAG GAGACCTGTacccttttgtttttgtgttggggACACTGCTGGCCTGCTGTGTGATTGTCATCATCAGTCTGATTGTCTTCAGACATAAAAGGCCCCTTTGTGAACATTGCAAAG GGGGCGCTGCTGCTTCCAATCGGGAAGTATTGAACAGATCAGCTCAGGATCAGTCAGACAATGTG GAAGGTGAAACGGTGGAGCTGAATTATGCTGCACTGAATTTCTCCTCGAGAACTCGAGAGAGATGGACGAATAACAGGGACACACAGGACTGCACCTATTCCAGCGTAAGAGAAGGTTGGTGA
- the LOC137602453 gene encoding uncharacterized protein isoform X2, producing MIRKMLILYLLLVLRDERCTSDYVFDRQTCDVGEYIKLTCSAENFRNLFWIRFISGKDPEVLGRTFSKNRFDPHIQIALEREGFVLRIANPMVSDTGLYYCMEMKRNPKFLKGTDLRVKGKKNFKPFFLIVKAFVLEFFYHFYHQYLYLILLHPFPSDPDHPGEYGISQNSSLSDSKTKRFPAEDVTCCSRSRSYQPDSSFTCTQGNRFENKTNLDGYSAKTITYSFFKNVSSSNTTADDQNVATCEEIFCGDRLKPNSKVSTINLCDPKSAKIIIAVLCTALALSLTVTAFFFHSIRNITQKSRGGCEAPLRNEATAGVDYQSRQDEDPLVYSALVFTRNTSDKVERWDSATEGSIYADVKACRSTNSPNL from the exons ATGATCAGAAAAATGCTTATATTGTACCTACTATTGGTGCTCCGAGACGAGC GATGCACCAGTGATTATGTCTTTGACAGACAGACCTGTGATGTTGGAGAATACATAAAACTGACATGTTCAGCTGAGAATTTCAGAAACCTGTTTTGGATCAGATTTATTTCTGGAAAGGATCCTGAAGTCTTGGGGAGAACATTTTCAAAGAATAGATTTGATCCTCACATTCAAATTGCACTAGAGAGAGAAGGATTTGTTCTGCGTATAGCAAACCCGATGGTAAGTGATACGGGACTCTACTACTGcatggaaatgaaaagaaaccctAAGTTTTTAAAAGGAACAGACCTGAGggttaaaggtaaaaaaaatttcaaacctttttttttaattgttaaagCTTTTGTATTAGAATTCTTTTATCACTTTTATCACCAGTACCTTTACCTGATATTATTGCACCCATTCCCGTCCGATCCAGACCATCCAGGAGAATATGGGATTTCGCAAAATTCAAGCCTCTCTGATTCCAAGACGAAAAGATTTCCAGCCGAAGATGTTACTTGTTGCTCTCGATCCAGATCCTATCAGCCTGACTCAAGTTTTACTTGTACTCAAGGAAAcagatttgaaaataaaacaaacctcGATGGATACTCAGCAAAAACAATAACTTACAGCTTCTTCAAGAACGTCAGCTCCTCTAATACTACAGCTGATGATCAAAATGTGGCCACATGTGAAGAGATATTTTGTGGAGACAGATTAAAACCAAACAGTAAAG TGTCAACAATCAACTTGTGTGACCCAAAGAGTGCCAAGATAATTATTGCTGTCTTATGTACTGCTTTGGCTCTAAGTCTGACAGTTACagcctttttctttcattcaataAGGAACATAACACAAAAGTCCCGTGGAGGTTGTGAAG CTCCACTAAGAAATGAGGCAACAGCCGGTGTTGATTACCAAAGTCGACAG GATGAGGATCCATTGGTTTATTCTGCTCTAGTCTTTACCAGAAACACATCTGACAAAGTAGAGAGATGGGATTCAGCAACAGAGGGAAGCATCTATGCTGACGTCAAGGCCTGCAGATCGACCAACAGCCCAAACCTTTGA
- the LOC137602454 gene encoding uncharacterized protein isoform X1 — MIGRLAALIFLSEFTQTILGSHQIPLIVVELGDSFTLKCPIVKEGHTLFYWYKLKLGYMVETVAVGTHSGVSRQGRFNNARFTLTKQNTHYFLRVTNVSKEDEATYLCQSGPTYALNFTGGTILAVKDSKNKKTSIIVQQIPETASVQVGDSIRFQCSLVFKNKDIRVQCPGERSVHWFRAGSGESHPSVIYTHRHSVDEEENKSCVYSLSKSIKDTSDSGTYFCAVVTCGEILFGNGTKVDAKTVFEKRGDLYPFVFVLGTLLACCVIVIISLIVFRHKRPLCEHCKGGAAASNREVLNRSAQDQSDNVEGETVELNYAALNFSSRTRERWTNNRDTQDCTYSSVREGW, encoded by the exons ATGATCGGAAGACTGGCTGCTTTGATTTTTCTCAGTGAATTTA cTCAAACCATTTTGGGTTCTCACCAGATCCCTTTGATCGTCGTTGAACTTGGTGACAGTTTCACGTTAAAATGTCCAATCGTCAAGGAGGGACATACGTTATTTTACTGGTATAAACTGAAGTTGGGATATATGGTCGAAACTGTCGCAGTTGGAACACATTCTGGAGTATCACGCCAGGGACGGTTTAACAACGCACGGTTTACTCTCACAAAACAGAATACTCATTATTTTCTTAGAGTCACAAATGTAAGCAAAGAAGATGAAGCAACATACCTCTGCCAGTCAGGACCAACCTACGCACTGAACTTTACGGGTGGCACAATTTTGGCTGTAAAGG ATTCTAAAAATAAGAAGACTTCCATTATTGTGCAGCAAATTCCAGAGACGGCATCGGTGCAGGTGGGCGACTCAATAAGGTTCCAGTGTTCACTTGTCTTCAAGAACAAAGACATTAGAGTCCAGTGTCCGGGTGAACGCAGCGTGCACTGGTTCAGAGCTGGATCAGGAGAATCACATCCAAGTGTTATTTACACTCACCGTCACAGTgttgatgaagaagaaaataaaagttgtgtCTACAGTCTGTCCAAATCGATAAAGGACACTTCAGACAGTGGGACTTACTTCTGTGCTGTGGTCACATGTGGAGAGATCCTGTTTGGCAACGGAACAAAAGTAGACGCCAAAACAG TGTTTGAAAAAAGAG GAGACCTGTacccttttgtttttgtgttggggACACTGCTGGCCTGCTGTGTGATTGTCATCATCAGTCTGATTGTCTTCAGACATAAAAGGCCCCTTTGTGAACATTGCAAAG GGGGCGCTGCTGCTTCCAATCGGGAAGTATTGAACAGATCAGCTCAGGATCAGTCAGACAATGTG GAAGGTGAAACGGTGGAGCTGAATTATGCTGCACTGAATTTCTCCTCGAGAACTCGAGAGAGATGGACGAATAACAGGGACACACAGGACTGCACCTATTCCAGCGTAAGAGAAGGTTGGTGA